The Diceros bicornis minor isolate mBicDic1 chromosome 14, mDicBic1.mat.cur, whole genome shotgun sequence genome segment gaaagtttttaattgagaAACGTCATGTGCCGCATCTCAGAGAACAGAGAATTAATATTAACCCATCAGCTGAAAGGTCTCCATCTCAACCTGctcccatactgtaaacaagaaTGTACATTTAGAGTTCAAAAGAACCGTATATAGCTAATTTCAGTTTCAGAGATTCAGTTACAGGGAGTTGAGAGTATTTAACAGCTCTCCCAACAATCTCTCCCTCTGTTCTATTTTCCTCCTTAGCACTTATCACTACGTAGTACAcagtagattttatttattcgttTAGTCTTTTCTCCCCCATGAGATGTATATTCACAAGAGCAgacatttttgtctgttttgccacTGTGGTTTCTGTAGCATCTAGAACACTGTGTGGCTCATTTTAGGCACTTGTGATTTGGTAAATACGTTAAAAGCCGCAATTTCTAATACACCAAACACCAGAGTTTGACATTATTTCTCACcttcttcttttaactttttaaaagttacagAAGAGTACCAAAAATGATCACACACAATTGATCTACTAATTAACATTATGGCATATTCACTAcaaatgtcttttatatttaagaaaacaaaaatacccaCATCAAATTGAAATACTCTTCAACTGCATCCCCGATCCTAATATTCCCTTTCTCAGGGCAACTCTCGTGAATTTGATGTGCATctctctcatttcattttttttcaatgaataatttttatttgcaaaGAGTATGGGAACAGCTTATATTAATGCTTTCATTAAAATGACacaatgcttattttaaaaagcattcattTTATGAGTATCCACATAAAAGGCTTTCCATTACAATACTGTTGATATTGTCTATTTCTATGTGTTAATCTGTGACAGACTACATACAAGCATACCTAATATCTACACAGGTGTCTGGAAGGCCAAAGGGCTATATTTGATTTTCAGTTGGTTCCAAAATGGAGGCAACATCCTTATCAATTTGGCAATAGAAGTTTTAGAAATCCTATCATTAAAGTTCTTTTATTGACTGTATGTAATTGTTTTTTTTCACATGAAATTCCCATCACAGTAAAGAACCACAATATTCAGTTTAGGTGCCAGGTGAGATCCCATTCTATTTTCACTCTTGCCCACATATATGCCCATATGATTTCCATCTGagatgaattttaaaacactCTTCTCAGTAACAAGCTTTCTAATCTCACAGATTACCAGAGGCACATGTGgttaatctaaaagaaaaaaattgccaagAAAGATGAAACATTATTTCCTATTTTCTCCTGGGTCCTATTTGAGAAATAGATTTCCAGTTTGTTCTTGGATAATGTAACCATAGATTGAGCATCTTCTCAAAGTGGTAAGTTGTTTACCTCCTAATCTTCTACGAGGCTCTAATTCCACTCTCTATGAAGAATTTCTTATTAACAAGCATAAAAACGAAAAGAGAACACCTATATTAAGATAGTCATTTTGAAAAGAACCAGAGACTGTGGGTCCTCAAAGCACACTCTCTTTACACAGTACTGCTTTTTTCCAAGATTGAAACAAAGCTCGTCATATGTTACATTTGCTAGTGATAGTTAACAAATGACCCTCATGAAGGAAATGTATTTTTCGTAACAGATTATTTCTGCTGGAAGAGACCTTGAAGATCACTTTTAGTTGAGGAACAGGGGATCAGTAAGATCAGACAATCCCCTTCCTTGTAGCTGCAGAGGAACAGATCCTGTAGGGCTTCATAAAATGGACCTGATATTTCTGATGAAGGATTTTCAAAGACATCAACTTCAGAGATTGTTACTATGACCTAGGAAAGCAACATTTAAATTCTAAGTCTCTACTTGATTGTCTTGCTCTTTAAAAATGTGTTGCCCTAGTAATAAAATGCTAATTGGCATCCCCTTTTTGCCTCAAGAGCTTTATCTTTGTGATATTTCTTTGTTAAATCAAAAGAAGACAACTGGTTCTTCCTACTTCTCCCATATGCATGGaggtaaagtaaaaaaaaaaaattaaataaaatcagtgaTTCACTAGATAGATGTCTGATTTAAACAGAATTTGAGAGTCTATGCTTCATTTAAATAGACAGTCAGAAATAAGGggctaaaaagagagagagacacaagcGGGGTTCAGGGAACTAGCGTAGGCCATTTGCAGAAGGCGGTCATACTAGGCAGGGAAGAGGTGGAGCTTCAGCGTAAGATCCTTGTGGCCTCtaccttcctctttccttttattcattttattcaggAGAGCTGGGAACAATCACTAAAGAAAAGGGGGGAAATTTTGAGACAGGACCAAAAAAAGTAAGTAGAGGAGAACATAGTACAATAAGAGAAATGTAACATAATTAGAAaagaatagttttatttatccagaTAACTACTCATCCACAATAAACAACTCCAAACACctttcaccatttttatctcattACTGGTGGTGAGCTtaaagagttttaattttttttttttttagtttacttCTCTATCCATTTGCTTAACTTGCAGAAAGTAGCTCTGGAATGTCTGCTGTGTGTGTGACCGTGTGCTCTGTCCAGAGCTGTCCAGTGAGGAACAGATTCTTTTTAGTTGAGGATTTAGGAAGCTGGGGAGATCTGGACACTGGACCTGGGCTTTGGTGGCAGGGAGGGTATACTGGACAGCTCGTCACAGGCACAGAAATCTCTGTTAATGTCTGGAGATCTCCAGCTGTGAGATTAAGAGTTTGATGAAGCTTGCAGACATTTTTTGTTTGCACCAtgttataaattttttattagttGCCCACATTGAAAGTTTAgaatattcctttttaaaatgcatatcgTCTTGAAAAATTGAAAGACTCGCTGTCCCTGGGTCTGCAGCCCCACGAGGGAACAATCAAGAGAAATTGCCTTGCACAGgctttgtattcttcagttctctgcAGTTCCCACTTAGTTTCCACGTGTTAGCTGGCATTTATCAACATCCTTGTGCTGTGGTTGTTCttaaagcagtactaagagaacAGTGAAATATGCTATTAAAACTGGGAAAATGATATACAGTGTTGAACATCTGTACACTTCAAGAAAAATAGCAAAGAGCTCCTTTCTTTGTGGAGATGAGGCATGGATTCTAACATCCAGCCATTTTTACTCTTATCTGCTGGGCCCTTGTGAGCATTTGACTTAACCTCTGGTTTAGGGAATATCACAACCATCTCTCTAGCCACAGTCTAAGTTAAATGTAGACATTTTATGAAAGACAATTTGGAATAGAAGGTTGGGATCAAAGCATGGAAAATGGCCTTAAGttctgaattgtgttcccccaaaattcatgtttgagccctaaccccaatgtgactgtatttggaaagagggcatttaaagaggtaattaaggttaaatgaggtcataagggtgggaccctaatccaataggactggtgtccttataagaagaagaagcaACACCAGAGGCGCCCAAGCACAGAAAAAAAGGGCATATGGGGACACAGCAGGGCAGCCAGCTGTAAGCCAAGGAAAGAGgtctcaggggaaaccaatcctgccaacaccttgatcttggacttctggcctccagaactgggagaaaataaatttctgttgtttaagccgcctaatgtgtggtattttgttgtggcagcccaagcaaactaatacaagTATTTTAATAGATGTGTGCACTTGGTTAAGCAGTAGAAATTGTCATAAGAGGACTAAGAACAGAAacatttggaaagaaaagaaaaagtctccCTGCAAAGAGGGCAAGAGAATTCGACTTtggggaaaacacacacacacacatgcacacacacacaagtatttAAGGCGGAGGGAAACTGCAAAGTGACCAAGGTTACCGAGTTTACATTGGCCTGTTTACAGTGGAAAAATTGCAACTTAGTCACATGATAATCATATGTCCTAACATATCTTCAAAGAGCAGCCTAGCAAAAATTAGGGGTGTCATTGTTTTGTCAGGTGTTTAAGTTTACAGGAAACACTCAAGTGTTTATTACTTTGAGGACCATGAGGACCAGAACTAGAGAGCACATAACcctattactttttatttatcttaGGGTGCAGAGTATTTTggttcttgatttttttatttggaCAGCTCTGACCAAACCACAAAACCCAACacgactttctctctctctccctccatctcctgCCCACAAGTGACTCttggagaaactgaggtaaaTCCAGCGGTCAAAGGAAGACAGGAACGGTAACTCTACCTAGCCCAACTCACTGACTGTCCACAGAAAGTTGAAGTTAGGAAAGGTTTCAATTGGGTCTAGAAAACACAACGCCATGGATCTGTGCTTCTGCTGTTTTGCCACAAGATGGCAGAAGAGGACAAATAGTCCTATCCAACCCACTCGGTAATTATCCCTTAGATGATCTCTCaaggatggaggaaaaaaatcaacctcCGAAAGAGCAAAGAATAAGAGGAGAGGATGAGCATGATGCCGACGAGTTCAGGAACACGATGAAATTAAGGGACTGCTCTCCACCAAGTAGGGTAGCTTGTCGGTGGGCTCTGTCACTAAACCCCAAGCCTTAACGACAGGGGCGCAGGGACTGGGGAAAGAGAACCTCCTTTTAGAGAAGTGAACGACAAACCTGCCTATTTTGCACCACCCGCTGACCTATTGGCATAACTTCGGGGATGTTTGTTGCCTGTGACGGGAGCAAGACTGTTCCTCCGAGATCGAGTCCACACCCACAACTTTAAGGAAAGTGACAATAAAGACAGGAAAAATTAACAGGTGACTTGAAGCCTGGTGTGGGGATGTGGTGGAGGGCTTGTTATTTTGTGTTAAtgaaaaaatagattaacaatacTAATCATTTATTGGAGAGGGGATGATAGGGTGGCAGAGGATGTCAACACTTTGAAGTGCAAGAAAGGAGAATTTAGGGACTATTGAAAGATGCAGGGGAGGGGGGAATTGAAGGACTTTCCCGTTTCCATCGTGCCTTGTAAGTCTTCACTCCCTGGTGTTGCTAGCTAGCCCACGCTTTTGGTCAATTTTCTACCTCTGTGGTCCGCTTCTCTTTAACACTGGGTTCTTCGACTTCTTTCGCAGGACTTCTAATCGTGGACTCAACTCTCAGCCTGAAAACTGCCCGCCGCCCCCCGTCGTCCCGGTGAGTCCAGGCATATCTCCCACCCAACGCATTTTGATTAAACATGGGAAAACGCGACTTTCCCAAGTTGCTGGGTTCCTCATTAAACATTTTATCCTTAAGGAGCTTCCCTGACCTTTAACGTTCCCATTGCGCTGCGACATAAATCATTTCAACTCACCCTAATATCTCCGTAGGGTAGGCAGTGTTGTTAGTGACTATTCGGTGGTGTGAGGGAAATGGACAGGAAGTTAACTTCGCTCAGGATCCGACTGCAGAACACAAAACTGTTAATTTTCAGTTTATGGCTTTTTGGCTTCAGAGCCCGGTGCCTTCCCGCAGAAAAGGCAGAAGTCATAATTGTACTTTCCGGAGACTCTCTTGGAAACGCACAACCCGGTGACAGACTATCTGGCAAATTGCAGACCATGGCGGGCTTTTCAAATAGTACTGCTGCCCAATCAGAGACGGGGGCGTTACTTGCCTTGATAAAGTGTTACCAGATAACAGACTATCTGGCAAATTGCAGACCACGGCGGGCTTTTCAAATAGTGCTGCTGCCCAATCAGAGACGGGGCGTTGCTTGCCTTGATAAAGTGTTACCAAAAGGGGAATTTTGGCTATTGTAGGAGAGAAAAAGACCGAAAGCCTCTTTTTCAAAGGGCGTCAAAGAACTAAATTGGCATGACACTGCTCCTAAATGTTTACCCAAGAATGCGTGCGGAGGACTTTTTAACATTTTACCTTGCCTTCCAGTTTTCTTCCGCTCCCAAACCAGCCCCCGACCCTTTTAAGAAAAACTAGACTACAGATGTAATGCACCAgctatttctctgaaagtgtgGGTGGCTCTGAAAAGAGCCTTTGGGTTGTGGGTAGCTGCGGGCCGGCTCACTTGGAGCTGGTGTACTTGGTGACGGCCTTGGTGCCCTCGGACACGGCGTGCTTGGCCAGCTCCCCGGGCAGCAGCAGGCGCACGGCCGTCTGGATCTCCCTGGACGTGATGGTCGAGCGCTTGTTGTAATGCGCCAGGCGCGACGCCTCGCCCGCGATGCGCTCGAAGATGTCGTTGACGAACGAGTTCATGATGCCCATGGCCTTGGACGAGATGCCGGTGTCGGGGTGGACCTGCTTCAGCACCTTGTACACGTACACGGAGTAGCTCTCCTTGCGGCTGCGCTTGCGCTTCTTGCCATCTTTCTTCTGGGCCTTGGTCACCGCCTTCTTAGAGCCCTTCTTCGGAACTGGGGCGGATTTAGCGGGCTCAGGCATAGTAGAGAGGAGTTAAAAAGTCCTGGAAAAGCAAAAGAATGAGCACCAGATGGGTCGTGTCTTTTTTATTTACAAGTCCATATGCAAATAAGATATAGTAAAGTCCTATGTCTGATTGGCGGATACTCTGGATGACGTCACTGTCAACATTGTCCAATCAGAACACGCATTTTAAGGAACTGCTTTTGTATTGTTTAAAATGGAACTGCAACTGTAGCCAATGACACAGCTTCTTTTTCGCGCCCAGctgcatctataaaatgtggatttTTCTACTTTCGTTTCCATTACTTCTGGCGTAGGTCACAGATATTTTATTATGTCTGGACGTGGCAAGCAGGGCGGCAAGGCTCGCGCCAAGGCCAAGACCCGCTCTTCGCGGGCCG includes the following:
- the LOC131413991 gene encoding histone H2B type 1-C/E/F/G/I-like, with product MPEPAKSAPVPKKGSKKAVTKAQKKDGKKRKRSRKESYSVYVYKVLKQVHPDTGISSKAMGIMNSFVNDIFERIAGEASRLAHYNKRSTITSREIQTAVRLLLPGELAKHAVSEGTKAVTKYTSSK